In the candidate division WOR-3 bacterium genome, TTAAGGGGAGATGACGGGATTGGCAGTGAGATTGCCAAAGAACTGATCCGCTTGGGGTTTAAGAATGTGATAGACAGCGAAGATGCGCCGGAGAATTTTATCCTAAAAATTATTGACTTAAAACCGAAGAGGTTAATTGTGATTGATGCCTGCGATTTTTCCGGAAAGGTTGGGGAATTTCGCCTCTTTACCAAAGAGGAGTGGCAAAAGATTCTCCCCACTTCTTTTTCCACTCATACCCTTCCCCTCTCCCTTTTCCTCTCCCTCATTGCCCGGGAGGTTTCCTGTGAAGTCTATCTTTTAGGCATCCAAGTGAAAAATTTAGAAATGTCTTCGGAAATCAGCCCGGAATTAAGAGAAAAGAAAAGCGAAATCGTCAATTATCTTCTTAATCTTCTTTCGGGTAAATAAAACTTAGAAAACCGGCGAAAATAGGCTCTCTCTTCTTTAATCTTCTCCTCCACCCAGGAGAAATTTTCTAAATACCAATCAACAGTCTTTCGCAAACCTTCGGCAAACCTTGTCTTTGCCCGCCAGCCCAATTCTCTTCTTACTTTCTTAGTAGAGAGGGCATAGCGGAAGTCATGTCCTG is a window encoding:
- a CDS encoding hydrogenase 3 maturation endopeptidase HyCI is translated as METLILGVGNPLRGDDGIGSEIAKELIRLGFKNVIDSEDAPENFILKIIDLKPKRLIVIDACDFSGKVGEFRLFTKEEWQKILPTSFSTHTLPLSLFLSLIAREVSCEVYLLGIQVKNLEMSSEISPELREKKSEIVNYLLNLLSGK